In Flavobacterium sp. GSB-24, the genomic window ATTGCACTCAAACGAAACGCAAATGCCAAAATGCGTTATGGCCAGCAGGAATATGATTTTAAAGAAGGAGTTTTGTTATTTATTTCGCCGGGTCAAGTTTTTTCTATAGAAGGAAATTCCGAAATGCAGCATACAGGATGGTCATTATTGATCCATCCTGATTTTTTATGGAATACACCACTTGCGCAGAAGATTAAACAATACGAATATTTTGGATATGCCGTTCATGAAGCATTGCATCTTTCTGATAAAGAAGAAAAAATGATTATCGATCTCATCAAAAATATTCAGCAGGAATATCAATCGAATATTGACAAATTCAGCCAAGAGGTAATTATTGCCCAAATCGAATTATTGCTTACTTATTCGGAGCGTTTTTATAACCGTCAGTTTATTACCAGAAAAATAAGCAATCATCAGATTCTGGCGCGTTTAGAGAAATTACTTGAGGATTATTTCAACAACGATTCTCTGTCTAAAAAAGGTCTGCCCACTGTTCATTATATCGCCGAAAGCCTGAATGTTTCTCCTAATTATTTAAGCGGTTTATTGAAACATCTTACCGGACAAAGCACGCAGCAGCACATTCACAATAAACTGATTGAAAAAGCAAAAGAAAAACTTTCGACCACAAACTTATCTATAAGCGAAATTGCTTTTGAATTAGGTTTCGAACATCAGCAGTCGTTTAGCAAATTATTTAAAACCAAAACGAATGTTTCTCCTCTGGAATTCAGACAATCTTTCAATTAAACATTTAGCGAAACGATTCATTTATTTCATAAATTCGTTATACTAAAAACGAAAATAAATGAGCACAAAATCTACAATGAAACCTGCCAAAAAATGCTACGAACATCTTGGCGGTAAACTTGGAGAACTCCTTTTAGAAAACTTTGCAGACAAAAACTGGATTGCTAAAAAATCGCCTTCAGACAAACATTTTTATATTACAGAATTGGGCGAAAAAGAGTTTTCTAAATTAGGAATTGATCTCTCAAAAATTAAATCTGAAGAAGTTTAATTTTATAAATTTCCAGTCATTTTCTGCAATAATTATCGAGCCGAATTCCTTACCTTAGTTTGCTTTTAAATCTCGAATTATGACTAAGAAAGAAATCGCTAAGAACTTTCTGAAATTGGCCGCAAAAGGGCATTCTCACGAAGGTTTTAGATTATATGTCGGAAAGAATTTCAAACATCATAACCAGCACTTCAAAGGTGATGCCGAAACTTTGATGCTGGCTATGGAAGAATCTGCCAGAACAAATCCGAACAAGGTTTTTAAAATTCACCATATTTTAGAAGACGGAAATCTTGTCGCAGTACATTCGCACCTCAAACAAACACCAACAGATATTGGTTTTGCTGTTGTTCATATCCTTAAATTTGAATCGGATAAAATCGTCGAACTGTGGGATTTAGGCCAGCCGATTCCTAAAGAAACTATTAACGAAAATGGAATGTTTTAGATTAATGGTGAATTGTTAATTGTTAATTGTTAATTGTTAATTGTCAATCATAAATTTTTAATCTTTAATTTTTAATCTTTAATTTTTAATCTTTAATTTTTAATCTTTAATTTTTAATCTTTAATTTTTAATCTTTAATTGTAAAACACATAAAACGCTAATCACCAATCTTTAATCCATCAATGAACTTATTTTTTAAACTTTCGTCTTTTTTATTTTTAGTACTTGTTTTATCCAGCTGTTATTCAGCGGCACAAAAAAAAGTAGATTATAAAAAAAGTATTGACAGTTTAATTCAAAATGCAGATCCGCTTTTTAATGGCGTTGTTCTTATTTCCCAAAAGGGAAAAACTTTGTATTCGAAAGCAAAAGGATATTCTGATTTTGATTCTAAAAAAGTTTTAAAACCCGAAAGCCAGTTTGAGATTATGTCCAACAGCAAACAGATCACTGCTGTTTTGATTTTATTGGAAGTAGAAAAAGGAAAAATTGACCTGCAATCTCCAATTAAAAAATATTTACCTCATATTAAACAAACTTGGGCAGATTCAGTTACCGTTCATCAATTATTAAATCATACTCACGGAATTGTAGATTTAGATAAACCATTGGCTTTTAAACCTGGAACCGATTTTAAATACGGAAATCTAAGCAATAATTTATTGGCAGAAATTGCGGCATATTCGGCACAAAAAAACTTTTCAGTATTACAAAATGAGCTTTTTCAAAAACTAGAAATGAAGAATACTTTCTCTTACGATAAAAGCAAAATTCAAAATTTAGTTTCAGGATATTTTAATGAAAACAATGTTTTAGAAAAAGTAACCCAAAGCCAGATCACACCGCAAAGTTTAGGTGCAGACGGCGTTGTTTCTACCGCAGCAGATTTGGTAATTTGGAATAATAAGCTGCACAACGGGAAAATCTTAAAGCCAGAAACCTATAAATTAATGATAAAGTATAATATTTTGTCGCAGCATAATGTCTTCGGAAAAGACAAAAAAGGCTACGGTTACGGCATAAGAATTATCGACAACGAGCCTATAAAATATTTGGGACACACAGGTTTAGGAGATGGTTTCTCTTCTCTTAACTTATATTTTCCTGATTCTGGAATTAGTTTAATTATTCTAGAAAATCAAATGAACGCTAAATCTGATCTTTTTTATGCTTCAGAAATTAAGATCAAAGACATTTTGATGAAGAGCAAATTATTCAATCAAAAATTATAAAATGGCAAAAAATAAAACTACCGAAACGCAGCAAAGTGTAACTGATTTTATTAATGCTGTCGAAAATGACGCAAAAAGAAATGATGCTTTTGAACTCGTAAAAATAATGCAGGAAGCCACAGGTTTTGAACCAAAAATGTGGGGGACAAGTATTATTGGTTTCGGAAGCTATCATTACAAATACGACAGCGGACACGAAGGCGATGCCCCATTAGCCGCTTATTCGCCAAGAAAAGCTGCCACTACTGTTTATTTCTATTTACCAGAAGAAAATAGAGAGGAACTTTTGTCTAAACTAGGAAAACATAAATCTTCAAAAGCCTGCATTTACATCAATAAATTGACTGATATCGATATTGAAGTCTTAAAAAAGATAATTTTGCGTTCAATCGAATTTACCCAAAAATTATATCCCCAACAATAAAAATGATCACATTCTTAATTATCCTAGTTCTAATAGTTTTTATAACTTATAACTTTTTACAACATCCAAAATTCGGAAAAGCACCTTCTGGTGAAAGATTAACCACAATTCAAAATTCGCCTCAATATAAAAACGGAAAATTCGAAAACCAGCATTTCACGCCAGATCTTGCCGAAGGAGCTAGCTTTGTCGGAGTTTTGTTTGAATTTTTCTTTAAAAAAGTAGACAGAAAAATTCCAACCGATTTGATTCCGTCCGTAAAAACCAATTTACACGAATTACCTATCGATCAGGATATTTTGGTTTGGTTTGGGCATTCTTCATATTTTATACAGCTTGAAGGAAAGCGTTTTCTAATCGATCCTGTTTTCAGCGGGAACGCCTCTCCTATTCCCGGCACTACAAAATCGTTTAAAGGATCTGATATTTATACTGTTGATGATCTTCCAGAAATTGATTATTTATTGATTACACACGATCATTACGATCATCTGGATTATGAAACTATTTTAAAATTAAAACCCAAAACTAAAAAAATAATTACTGCTCTTGGAGTGGGTTCTCATTTTGAATTCTGGGGTTTTCCTCCAGAAAATATCATCGAAAAAGATTGGTACAGTACAATAGTATTAGATGAAAATCTTACTATTCACACGGCTCCCTCCAGACATTTTTCGGGCAGAAGTTTTAAACGCTGCAATACGCTCTGGACTTCTTTTGTTTTAGAAACGAAAGATTTTAAAATGTATCTGGGCGGAGACAGCGGTTACGATTCGCATTTTGCTGAAATCGGCGAAAAATACGGACCTTTTGATATTGCTTTAATTGATAATGGTCAATACAACGAAAAATGGAAATACATTCACAATATGCCAGAAGATGTGATAAAAGCCATGAAAGATTTAAAAGCGAAAAAGGTTTTTCCAGTTCATTCTTCTAAATTTGCTTTATCACTTCACTCTTGGGATGAGCCGTTAATCAGAGTGACAGAATTAAATAGTTTATCTGATAATCCAATTTCTTTGATCACACCAATGATTGGTGAAACAGTAGAGTTGAAAAATGAAAACCAAAAATTTAAACAATGGTGGAAAGGGGTTAGGTAATTTTTAATGTTGAATTGTCAATTGTGAATGGTTAATGGTTAATGGTTAATTGTTGATTTTACTTGAAACCTGAATCTAAACATTTTCAATGTTACCCTAAGCGTCCCGAGAATTCGGGAGAAGTTTACAACGCAAAAGGCTTCGACTTCGCTCAGCCTGACAATGCGGGCAAAAACTTGAAACCTGAAACCTGAAACTTGAAACTTGAAACCTGAAACCTGAAACTTCATAAAAATGAAACAAAAAATAACTTTCATAACGATTACGTTTCTCCTAACGTTTAACCTGTTTGCTCAAAGTACTTATGTCTTTTTAGGATCGTACAATCGTGATAAATCGGCAGAGGCTATTCAGGTTTATCAGCTCGATACTTTAAGTGGTAAATTGGTAAAGGTTACTTCGGTTAAGAATATTGTTAATCCTTCTTTTTTAACTCTTTCTCCAAATGGTAAATTTGTTTATGCGTGTACCGATACCAAAACGCCGAACGCGGGAAGCATTAGTAGTTTTGAGTTTAATCCTGCAGCTAAAAGTCTGACTTTTCTAAACAGTCAGAGAAGCGGAGGCGAAAATCCTGTTTATGTTGCCGTTCACAAAAGTGGCAAATGGATTGCAAATGCCAATTATACAGAAGGAAGCGTTTCTGTTTTCCCGATTTTAGAAAACGGAAAAATAGATTCTATTGCACAGAATTTTCAATATATGGAAGGAAGCACACACAAAGAAAGACAAACAAGATCTCATGTCCATTCCTCTGTGTTTTCTCCCCAATTTGATTATCTCTTTTTACCCGATTTAGGTGCCGATAAAATCCGTTGTTATGCTTTTGATGAAAATCGAAAAAAGCCGTTAATGGAAACTAAAAATCCATTTACCAAAACCGATTTAGAAGCTGGTCCAAGACATTTTACCTTTCATCCGAATCAAAAATTTGGTTATTGTATTGAAGAAATGGCGGGTCAAATAAGTGTTTATAAATATAATGATGGCGTTTTAAACAAAATCCAGCGCATTGCTGCTCATCCTGACAAAATAAAAGAAGGTTTTGAAAGTTCAGACATTCATATTTCACCAGACGGAAAATTTCTATACGCCACAAACCGAGGTCAAGAAAACAATATTGCCATTTTCTCTATTGACGAAAATGGCCTTTTGAAAAATATTGGTTATCAACCGACTTTAGGAAAACATCCTCGAATTTTTGCCATTGATGAAAGCGGCAAATTTTTGGTTGCTTCGAATGTTCTCACTGGGAATGTGATTGTTTTTAGAAGAGATCCCAAAACGGGATTACTAAAGAAAGTTGGTAAAGAAATTAAAATGGAAAATGTTTCGTGTGTGCAGATTAAACGGATTTAATTTATTTTATAATGACATATTCTACGATCTCAATTAAAAACTAACTATAAAACTTCAAAAAATGACAAAACCATATTTCAACTTACAACCCGATTTTTTAGAAGATGAAATCGTAAAATTAATTCCTTTAGAAGAAAGTCATTTTGAAGAGCTGTTCAAAGTTGCTTCAGATCCTTTAATTTGGGAACAGCATCCTGCAAAAGACAGAAGTAACAGAAAAGGTTTTAAAACCTTTTTTGAAACAGGAATAAATTCTACGGGTGCTTTTTTAATTTTAGATAAGCAAACCAATGAAATTATAGGAACTACCCGTTATTACGATTATAAACCAGAAAACTCAAGTATTGCGATTGGATATACTTTCTTAGCAAGAAAATTTTGGGGCGGACCTTATAATAAATCTTGTAAAAAACTATTGATTGATTATGCTTTTCAATATATAAATTCGATAATATTTCATGTTGCAGCAGAAAATTTCCGTTCGCAGAAAGCCGTTTTAAAATTGGGAGCGCAAAAAACGAATACAATGGTAGTTGTTAATAATGGGATAAATTTGCCCCACTTTGAATATGAACTTAAGAAGAGTTAATGAGTTATGAGTTAGAAGTTAGAAATCAAACTAGAGTCATCGGCTAATTATTGTGGCGTTTAACCCAAACTCACAGCTTATAACCCACTACTCATAATTCAAAACCTCATAATTCAAAACCTCATAACCCATAACCCATAACTCATAACCCACTACTCATAATTCAAAACCTCATAACCCATAACTCATAACCCTTAACTAATAACCCTTAACCCACAACCCACAACCCATAACTCCAAAAAAAAAATGAAAAGAATTACAGTTTTCTGCGCCTCAAGTTTTGGTACTGATAAAATTTACGAAGAACAAGCAATTGCATTGGGTAGAACTTTAGCCGAACAAAATATAGAATTAGTATATGGAGGTGCTAATGTAGGTTTGATGGGCGCAGTTGCCGATGGAACTTTAAATGCAGGCGGAAAAGTAATTGGCGTTCTTCCTAACTTCTTAAGATCTAAAGAAATTGCACATCAAGGCTTAAC contains:
- a CDS encoding lactonase family protein yields the protein MKQKITFITITFLLTFNLFAQSTYVFLGSYNRDKSAEAIQVYQLDTLSGKLVKVTSVKNIVNPSFLTLSPNGKFVYACTDTKTPNAGSISSFEFNPAAKSLTFLNSQRSGGENPVYVAVHKSGKWIANANYTEGSVSVFPILENGKIDSIAQNFQYMEGSTHKERQTRSHVHSSVFSPQFDYLFLPDLGADKIRCYAFDENRKKPLMETKNPFTKTDLEAGPRHFTFHPNQKFGYCIEEMAGQISVYKYNDGVLNKIQRIAAHPDKIKEGFESSDIHISPDGKFLYATNRGQENNIAIFSIDENGLLKNIGYQPTLGKHPRIFAIDESGKFLVASNVLTGNVIVFRRDPKTGLLKKVGKEIKMENVSCVQIKRI
- a CDS encoding DUF1801 domain-containing protein — encoded protein: MAKNKTTETQQSVTDFINAVENDAKRNDAFELVKIMQEATGFEPKMWGTSIIGFGSYHYKYDSGHEGDAPLAAYSPRKAATTVYFYLPEENREELLSKLGKHKSSKACIYINKLTDIDIEVLKKIILRSIEFTQKLYPQQ
- a CDS encoding nuclear transport factor 2 family protein, which translates into the protein MTKKEIAKNFLKLAAKGHSHEGFRLYVGKNFKHHNQHFKGDAETLMLAMEESARTNPNKVFKIHHILEDGNLVAVHSHLKQTPTDIGFAVVHILKFESDKIVELWDLGQPIPKETINENGMF
- a CDS encoding response regulator transcription factor, whose translation is MANQQPVRIKSISEFHQFRNLPKPEHPLVSVYNFEDLKYLNENEPKSLMLDFYSIALKRNANAKMRYGQQEYDFKEGVLLFISPGQVFSIEGNSEMQHTGWSLLIHPDFLWNTPLAQKIKQYEYFGYAVHEALHLSDKEEKMIIDLIKNIQQEYQSNIDKFSQEVIIAQIELLLTYSERFYNRQFITRKISNHQILARLEKLLEDYFNNDSLSKKGLPTVHYIAESLNVSPNYLSGLLKHLTGQSTQQHIHNKLIEKAKEKLSTTNLSISEIAFELGFEHQQSFSKLFKTKTNVSPLEFRQSFN
- a CDS encoding GNAT family N-acetyltransferase, with product MTKPYFNLQPDFLEDEIVKLIPLEESHFEELFKVASDPLIWEQHPAKDRSNRKGFKTFFETGINSTGAFLILDKQTNEIIGTTRYYDYKPENSSIAIGYTFLARKFWGGPYNKSCKKLLIDYAFQYINSIIFHVAAENFRSQKAVLKLGAQKTNTMVVVNNGINLPHFEYELKKS
- a CDS encoding MBL fold metallo-hydrolase — protein: MITFLIILVLIVFITYNFLQHPKFGKAPSGERLTTIQNSPQYKNGKFENQHFTPDLAEGASFVGVLFEFFFKKVDRKIPTDLIPSVKTNLHELPIDQDILVWFGHSSYFIQLEGKRFLIDPVFSGNASPIPGTTKSFKGSDIYTVDDLPEIDYLLITHDHYDHLDYETILKLKPKTKKIITALGVGSHFEFWGFPPENIIEKDWYSTIVLDENLTIHTAPSRHFSGRSFKRCNTLWTSFVLETKDFKMYLGGDSGYDSHFAEIGEKYGPFDIALIDNGQYNEKWKYIHNMPEDVIKAMKDLKAKKVFPVHSSKFALSLHSWDEPLIRVTELNSLSDNPISLITPMIGETVELKNENQKFKQWWKGVR
- a CDS encoding serine hydrolase domain-containing protein, producing MNLFFKLSSFLFLVLVLSSCYSAAQKKVDYKKSIDSLIQNADPLFNGVVLISQKGKTLYSKAKGYSDFDSKKVLKPESQFEIMSNSKQITAVLILLEVEKGKIDLQSPIKKYLPHIKQTWADSVTVHQLLNHTHGIVDLDKPLAFKPGTDFKYGNLSNNLLAEIAAYSAQKNFSVLQNELFQKLEMKNTFSYDKSKIQNLVSGYFNENNVLEKVTQSQITPQSLGADGVVSTAADLVIWNNKLHNGKILKPETYKLMIKYNILSQHNVFGKDKKGYGYGIRIIDNEPIKYLGHTGLGDGFSSLNLYFPDSGISLIILENQMNAKSDLFYASEIKIKDILMKSKLFNQKL
- a CDS encoding ArsR family transcriptional regulator, with amino-acid sequence MSTKSTMKPAKKCYEHLGGKLGELLLENFADKNWIAKKSPSDKHFYITELGEKEFSKLGIDLSKIKSEEV